CTCAAAATTACACCGGAAGCGGTTCAGTATGTCTGTGAAGAAGGCTATGATACTTTAAACGGGGCCAGACCCCTAACCCGCGCCATGGATAGGCTGATTGTCGAACCGTTAACCGATTTGATCCTGGATGGAAAAATTAAGGCCTACAACACCGTTACCATTCACTATGACGGTTCACAATTGACCTTTGAAAAAGGGTCGATCCCTGTAGAGATTCTGTGAGGAGCACTAAACTTATTTTAGAATTGCTTAATGGACCCCTGGACGGATATAAAGTTACCCTGGAAACCGAGACTTTCTGGAGCGGGAAAGGGGAAGGTCCTCTGGTTTTCCCCTGGGATATAGAACTGGGTAATCCCCAGGCACGCTTCTTTTTTGAAGAAGGAAACTGGTGGCTGGAGAGCCTTCCTGCACGCCACGGGACCTATCGCCTGAATCGAGAAAACCCTGAACGTATCGAAGGGAAAGTTAAACTAGAAACAGGAGATATCTTGAAGGCCAGTGGAACCTGGTTACTGGTAAGTCAGATTAAACAAGACTAAAAAATTATCCCAAAACTCCTGGAAATTAAATCGATAGGGATAATCCCATTTCCGTATTGGGACGCAGCATAACTGGTAGAAGCAATTCCAGGGGCATTGAGCTCATACTAGGTCGACATT
This window of the Candidatus Limnocylindrales bacterium genome carries:
- a CDS encoding FHA domain-containing protein, yielding MRSTKLILELLNGPLDGYKVTLETETFWSGKGEGPLVFPWDIELGNPQARFFFEEGNWWLESLPARHGTYRLNRENPERIEGKVKLETGDILKASGTWLLVSQIKQD